AAAAGAGTACTCAATAGCCGAAGTTGCCTATATGGTAGGTTTCAGCGATCCGCACTATTTCAGCAAATGCTTCAAATCCTTCTGGGGAGTGAATGCAACTGATTTTGCCAGACAGCAAGGAAATATTAATTCATTTAGCTACATTAGTGTCCCATTAAAAATGGGACGTTATTAAAAATCAAATAAACTTGGCTCATTCAGTCTAAAACGTTCTTTGTCATATTGAAATTTAGTTTTGTTGAAGAGATCTTGGAGATGAGTTTTATCGGTCAATGATATACTCAAGATCTGCAAGATCTCGTATGTGCTTCTATTAAGCTGCATGTCATTTTGAACGATAGCGACCAAGCAATAGCTACAGATGGCGGCATAGATTTGTATTCTTACGGCATTCTCAGTAGTACCCCAATACTTCTTGATTTTGAGGTGTTGCTTTAGCCATTTGAAGAAAAGTTCTACCTGCCAGCGATTCTTGTAAAGTTCAGCGACTTGAAGAGAAGATATATGCGTTGCATTGGTTAAGAAATCAAACTCACGCTTTTGTTCTTCATCCCAGTATCTAACCAAACGAAGAGCTTCTTTATAGTATTGCCTCGGATAAAAGCCTGTCAGTTCGATAGTCATATCCGAAAGCACATTCTTAGGTAATCTTCGTTTCCATTTTATGGGCTTGTATTGAAGATTCTTCTTTGCCCTGATAACGAAGTAGGCTCCTATCTGATGAATTTTACTCAACATCTTGAAGTTGTTATAGGCTCGGTCAAATATGTAGTAAGAATCTGATTCGTAAGGAATCTCATTCATTGGCTTTGAGTCGTGTACAGAAGCTTCAGTAATATGAAAGAATGTTGGTATCTGCGTTTCTACATCATATAATGTGTGCACTTTGATACCGCCTTTTTTCTTGCGAAACTTCGCCCACCAAAAGACGGAGAGACACAAGTCAATCGTTGTTGAATCAAAGGCGTAGACGTTTCCACCAAGTTTGAAGATATCTGTAGCTCGCTTTTCTCGTGCTTCGTTTACAAGGAAGTAGGCAAATTCTTCAAAGATGCGACAATCTCTATCTTGGTTGGCTCTTGCCAGAGATGATTTCGAAACATTCTTGCCCATCCCTAAGTGGTAACACTTAGAATGATGTGCATCAAGAGCAACAATCAAATCGCGTAGACTTTCTCGATTAGAGAGTTGACCAAACATCAGCGCAAGTATTTGATTCCAACAAGTGAAATGCTTAACATACTTATCGCCTTCGTATTTGCGAACAATATAGTTGAACTTGTTTCTATCTAAGAACGATACGAGTTGAGCGAAAACGAATTTATCTCTATTCATTTACAATCCTATTTAAGACTGCAAAGATGAAAATTCAAATCCGTTTAATCGAAAATCCTCCGCAACTAACTAATTTTCAAATATTTCAAAGAGCTATTTTAGATTTTAATGGGACAGCAATGATTTAGCTATTAAAAACAGTACTATGGAAAGATTAACAATTTTAGAAGATAACAGCATTTGGTAGCAGATAAATTGTAAAATAAAAGTATCTACCACTAAATT
This genomic interval from uncultured Bacteroides sp. contains the following:
- a CDS encoding IS4 family transposase; this encodes MNRDKFVFAQLVSFLDRNKFNYIVRKYEGDKYVKHFTCWNQILALMFGQLSNRESLRDLIVALDAHHSKCYHLGMGKNVSKSSLARANQDRDCRIFEEFAYFLVNEAREKRATDIFKLGGNVYAFDSTTIDLCLSVFWWAKFRKKKGGIKVHTLYDVETQIPTFFHITEASVHDSKPMNEIPYESDSYYIFDRAYNNFKMLSKIHQIGAYFVIRAKKNLQYKPIKWKRRLPKNVLSDMTIELTGFYPRQYYKEALRLVRYWDEEQKREFDFLTNATHISSLQVAELYKNRWQVELFFKWLKQHLKIKKYWGTTENAVRIQIYAAICSYCLVAIVQNDMQLNRSTYEILQILSISLTDKTHLQDLFNKTKFQYDKERFRLNEPSLFDF